From a single Nicotiana tomentosiformis chromosome 2, ASM39032v3, whole genome shotgun sequence genomic region:
- the LOC138904353 gene encoding uncharacterized protein encodes MTINNSENLGTTIGTSPSIVQVDVNGTQSAPVTDYNHPLYLHSTNVSGISLISLQLTGLENYSLWNSVQDVWEDMKERFNKVDGSRSFSLHQEIVRLTQGTTSVATYFTKLKELWVELEALVPLPGYKYDKLREFVAYLQKHKLYQFLMGLNDHYLQARSQIFLNKPSICLIISDKSQKTLGTVSSSVGLLGTMPTLDSIAMYSKTGYQGQKLRKTNNLYCDYCKIRFHTRENCYKLKRYPQESNFKRKGGPGGSSAAYNVFSEEASDQLTQLDNQGNNKANRVHYTETPAQMAQMNQLPEQITQTGACAFTQSQYEQIVQLLNQSQLQSANSHTAS; translated from the exons ATGACAATCAATAATTCTGAGAATCTGGGAACCACGATTGGTACTTCACCATCTATTGTTCAAGTTGATGTAAATGGAACTCAATCTGCACCTGTCACGGATTATAATCATCCTCTATATCTACATTCGACTAATGTAAGTGGCATTTCTCTCATCTCCTTACAATTAACTGGTTTAGAGAATTATTCTTTATGGA ATAGTGTTCAAGATGTTTGGGAAGATATGAAAGAAAGATTCAATAAGGTGGATGGATCAAGATCATTTAGCCTACATCAAGAAATTGTAAGACTAACTCAAGGAACAACGTCTGTGGCAACTTACTTCACAAAGCTGAAAGAGCTTTGGGTTGAATTAGAGGCACTAGTGCCACTACCGGGCTACAAATATGATAAGTTAAGGGAGTTTGTAGCCTATCTTCAAAAACATAAATTATATCAGTTTCTAATGGGGTTGAATGATCACTATCTACAAGCTAGGAGTCAGATATTTCTGAATAAACCAAGCATATGCTTAATAATCAGTGATAAGTCACAAAAGACTTTGGGAACAGTCTCCAGCTCAGTTGGTCTATTAGGTACTATGCCTACTCTTGATTCTATTGCAATGTACTCTAAGACAGGATATCAAGGTCAGAAGTTAAGAAAAACCAATAACTTGTATTGTGATTACTGCAAGATAAGATTTCACACCAGAGAAAATTGTTATAAGCTGAAAAGATATCCTCAAGAATCAAATTTTAAAAGAAAAGGAGGACCAGGTGGTTCATCTGCTGCTTACAATGTGTTCTCAGAAGAAGCCAGTGATCAGCTGACACAACTTGATAATCAAGGGAACAATAAAGCCAACAGAGTACACTATACAGAGACACCTGCACAAATGGCTCAAATGAATCAGCTCCCAGAACAGATAACCCAGACTGGAGCATGTGCTTTCACTCAGTCTCAATATGAACAAATTGTGCAACTACTTAATCAAAGTCAGCTGCAAAGTGCAAATTCTCATACTGCTTCCTAA
- the LOC117277152 gene encoding uncharacterized mitochondrial protein AtMg00810-like, translating to MEAAQRIVKYIKNEPDLGVLLSNKPQDKITAFCDADWAACSQTRKSITSFLVKIRDSIVSWKSKKQTTISRSSSESLYRSMASAVVELTWLLGMLKEISLKFELPITTYSDSKAAIQIPTNPVFHKRTKYIEIDNYFIREKIQ from the coding sequence ATGGAAGCAGCTCAAAGAATagttaaatatatcaaaaatgaGCCTGACCTAGGTGTGCTTCTATCAAATAAACCTCAGGACAAAATTACAGCATTTtgtgatgctgattgggcagcATGCTCTCAAACAAGGAAGTCTATCACAAGTTTTCTAGTGAAGATTAGAGATTCAATAGTGTCGTGGAAATCAAAGAAACAGACTACAATCTCAAGAAGCTCTTCTGAATCATTGTATAGAAGCATGGCTTCAGCAGTAGTAGAATTGACATGGCTATTAGGAATGCTCAAAGAAATTAGTCTCAAGTTTGAACTCCCAATAACTACTTATAGTGACAGCAAAGCTGCAATTCAAATTCCAACTAATCCAGTTTTTCACAAAAGAACAAAATATATTGAGATAGATAATTATTTCataagagagaagatacaataa